CTGAGAAACAGCTTCTTTCCTGAACCTGTCAGGCTGTTGAACTCTGGGTGACTGATATGTCctgattttgctttttgtgtgtgcatgtgtgtatagaataatttaattcaaatttgagtATTTGTACACAaagtttaattgtatttatttcaacCCTAAAACAGTGcatttacttatatttttgaaagtattagtaaaatattgtGTTGTATATAGAAAGGTAAATTGTGCCATATTGTACCTGTTGTACCTCTCAAAATGGTGAGGTCGAACCAGAGTGGGAtcatataagttcacttcctcccactccgtTTAAAGCAATCTACTTGGGATTGATTATATAATAtgtctattttatgtattattacttgattgcttgaaataaaccatttcattcattcatttatgtaTCAGGACCTAACTttgttacatatatatatatatatatacacacacaaacacagcaggtcAAAATAGGGATGGGTGGACAACTTTTCTATGTAAAATCATGAGAGGTCTTTCCTTCAGGCATCCATTTATTTTAGGCAAACAAAGTTACAAACATGAAGCCAAAAAGACTGAGCTCTAAATGAATCATGAACACActgtaaaataacacaaatacaGAATACATTCATGGTAACTGCAAACTAATTTATCTTATTACTGCCAAAGCAGAGAAACTATCTGGTACAGTAATCCCAACTACCATCATCAAGGTCACACCATAAGTAGGAATACCCATATTCAGCACAGTTGCGCTTAGAGCTGCAAAATTTCCCACTGCTTGTTTTCCCTACTGGCAGTGGAGGGCTGCAATACTGCCAGCTCCTGTCTGTGTTGCACCAGTAATAATCGTAACCATGATGTCCACAAGTGTGGTCACTCTTACACCTCTGTCCGTCTACTGCTATATCTGAGTATGTTGGTGAACAGCGTACTGTCATGCTCCCAGTGGAACAGTAGTAGTCTTTAGCTCCATCGTCGAACAGGCAGGAGGTGGCACAACCATCTAAAACCTCTGGGGCAATTCTGCAGACAAGCTCCTCGGATGTTTGCCTTTTGCGCCGCAGCTCATCTCTCACAGGTCTAGCAAAGGGTGTAGACAGTAGGCAGGTAAGTCCAGTGGTTAGTTTCATTATCTCCATTTCCCTTAACCATGTTTGTAAGCTGTCGTAGATGAAATCGACTTTGATATCAGTAATCTGTACTCTTTTTACTCTTTTCGTAGGGTATATTGGAATTTCTCCATCTGAGAAACTTGAaagtgtttgaaatgttttcattacaTCTGGAGTCATGGTGAGGCGGTTACTCATTGGCTGCTGAACTGCTTGGTGTAGTCTCTTCACCACTGTCTCAGATTTTcgctttttacttttaaagttacagtcatccacaaaaatatttaaatcagtGCTGGCATAACAGCTAGATAAAAAGCTTGTCAGATCTTCTATTGTTTTGACCTGAATGCTGCCATGTGGTACATTCACCCCAATGAAACCAAAAGAGAATGACTCTTCTTTATCCGTTGGATGGATGTAGCACACTGCTGTCCAAATATGGGTTGGTACTGATACTCTGTTGAAGTCTCGCTCACCAGGATTATCAAAAATTCCCTGCCTTGGTATTTTATTAATGGGAGAAGGTACAGCCCCTGTTACGAGGTAAGCAGTGCCTGTTGGATCTTGTTCcctcagaatttttttcacTGCATCTTCCCATTTTTTCCAATGGACTCGGTTGAAGCAGGCATCCATGGGAACACTGTTAGTGAGGGTGAAGGTGGCTTCACGCCCATTATTACTCTGAAAACTGTTGGGGTTCAGATGACCTCTGTCATAACCAGTGTATTTGTAGTCTTCATCGATGGCTTGTTTGACTTTGATATTGTCTGAATCCCTTGAACTGTAAGATTCCATGCAAGGCATGGTTGAGAACTTGGGCTCTTCATCTTGTGAGAGCTGAGggaaatagataaaaaatcaagttagcattttgtttatttgttcacaaacacactttcacaAAGTAACTGTGTTTCATTGGGTATAAAGGAATACTGTTATGGTCTGTGAGATAAAGAGAATAGATTAATCTTAGTCTTTTTTTGAGGAAATGTTTGCCTTTTGACCACttagggaaacatttttttaactaaacccaggataataaaaactgaacaaacaaTAGAGCtaatataaaaaggaaaaacatatatcacacaaaatgaaaaaaaaaattgaatggcTGCTTCTTGGATCTTTTAGATAACATCAGAAAGTGTGAAGGTGTATGGAGAGGAGAATTCATTCTCTAAAACAAAGGTCTGTCAGCACAGAAAACTTGcaaaaatgaagagtttttactgaattgaaatttaaattattaaaatgcatCCTACGATAGATAGTTTCTTCATTGATAGTTGTTCAGTGAAATCATGGGGGCAAGTGTATTGTGACACTTAATCTTAAAAAACGAATTTACAGTGTGGAAACACAAAAGTGTTTTCTCTACAAGAATCTGACTAAaggcaattaaaacaaatgaaatataattctaaaaaaataatacagtttTCATGATGTCTATGCTTACTTTTTTGGGTATATTTGgttcatttaaaatgcattatCTTTAATGcttaactaaaaaagaaaaataaatagaatccTTAAAGAAGAAACCTCTTAGCAGCAGCAATTAGAGTAGTTTTGTTATTCCTAAAAGTCTTATGTCTAAAACAAAGAATAGCTGAAGAGAACAGATCTTTTatcttacatttgttttaaagtcagaCAAACTCACTTTCTTATTGCTGCAAGTTGTCATAAATCCAAACTCATTTAAATACTCAACTTTGATAGAAACATATTTGCATCAGTATAACACAATACTACTGTGCTCAATTTTACCTATACTATGGTAAAGAGGAAGATTTACCTGGGGTTCAATGAACCAGTTTCCACTTTTACGTCCGTCCTGGTTGTTGCAGGCAAAACTAAATGTGTAGGCGCTGTACAGGGGGATCCTATGGGCTGTGGAGTACAGTGTTGCAAAGTAAAATGCACTAGTATGTGTCTTTTGACaaattttctttgcattttgatCAAAGCCTCCCGGTGGTTTCCCCTTATAAAAGAACTCAGAACAATGTCTGAAATTATCAACAACCACTGCCCCCGTGGGCTGCATGCCCCAGAGGGCAACAGTAAGGACAGCCAAAAGAATCATTTCTGCAGTCTTGAATGCAGTCAGTGAGGCAGTTGTTTTATATAGTAAAATGTCACGTGGTCAGTTTGGGTTGCtcttgttttaataaacaatcaCTCTTGTCAATGATTTAATTTTCCCGTaaatcatgttttctgtcctgggCTGCTTCCTGGACTCTGAACCTTGTGGAAGAGAAGAGGATGTTAGAAAAGCGGTTGACCGTATGGAGCCGTCTCCCTGTATGAGACACTGGAAGTTTAAgttcagttttagttttacGTCACCCTCAGTGCAAAAAAGAAGGCTCTTTGTCCCAGGATAACCAAGGAGTGGCTCCGTAAGAAGCATATTAAGGTTCTGGAGTAGCCATCGCCTAgcccgggggtcggcaacctgcggctctttaagcactgccttgcggctcattggcgctttttcaaaaatgtttgaaaatgaaaaaaaaatgttggaaggaaatatattttttgttttaatatggTTTCTgttggaggacaaacatgacacaaacatcctttgcTTTTTCCAGTTGTTGCAAGATGAGTGTAGGTGCTTCCACAGCGGCTGAGTCAGCGCGCAATCAAGCAGCGCGCAATCAAGCAGCGCACACcgtcaatgaaaagtcaatgcaaacatgcgCACACCAGACTTCCTGGCccatgcgtctggagcgcacgtgagcgcacgttgctacgcgggtttttaagtcgggtcgcgagctccacgtacaaatcggcacgcattgagtgcgctgaatcttcaatccggttcaagatttccacgcgcacagtcgcagcagctcagagctgtgaccaatcaaggaGACGGAttcgggagctgcttgtgggcggagtctgcttcaaagcacagaagtgccaaacgtgattacgaaggagaaatgaatcattacggtttgtgtctggtcaggttaatatgacaccaagatgagatgagcgctaatgagcagtagaagaagaatagaagaagaatctcctatCCGCctctgcgtgcgtgaccgcgctgctccggtgtggattgtaagagaatattttgattaaattctaattccattttattctcttttatgtaaacatttaattgaACTCAGAGTGCTCATTTAATACATGTAGTTGAATGTATTCTCAGATACCTAAAAAAGAACCTGTATCTAGTTAAAATTCCAACTTAGAGAGTGTGAGCCAAAGCTGTAACCTGCAGATGACCTTTTTCAGGCTTAGGAACAGATGTCAAAGAGCATTCTCCTGTTTACCTTTCCCAAGCTAGATTGGATATGGTGACCTTTTTCACCTTTTAGGAACAGATGTCAAAGAGCATTCTCCTGTTTACCTTTCCCAAGCTAGATTGGATACGGTGACCTTTTTCACCTTTTAGGAACAGATGTCAAAGAGCATTCTCCTGTTTACCAAGCTAGAATGGATGAGAACAAGATACGGTCCCCAGCAGGAAGGCAGGATGCtgattgaatgtaaacattcccaAATGGCCCCTTAAATTACATCCTCCTTAACCAGGGGTGTAAAGACATAAATAACATGTTGATCCCGAGACTAATGCAGGAAGCAGATGCCTCTTAGATAATTAACAACCAAGGGGGTCAGGACATGTGATATGCAGAATTGTTTGGAGAAGGTTTGACCAGTCCTATAAAAGGCTTAGGTCTTGTCAGTTCGTTGGAACACTCTATGACAGAGTCTTCCCTACACGTCTGTGTGCACCacgtgtatttttctgagttttgttattaaatACTTGTGTTAATTTTGAATTGTGTCTGCTCTTCCTtcggattcaacatttttccaccacaggataccacctgctgagagcggccgatgtgcaggtctcacacaccggccgcgtgcggtgcgtggcggggaggagattctccttctattgtatttttactgttcattagcgctcatctgcatctacaacagggagaaccgaaagtaaaagtgttgaaaatcccccaaatctttctgaagacttttgttttcacaactctgtccttttaaatgtctgactaaaaAACTCatgcgcgctccagacttggaggccaggaattctggtgtgcgcgcGTTTATATtaactcttcattgaaagtgtgcgcTTGATTGCGCGCCGACGCGGCCaatgtggaagcaccttaaaggggcaggttacatttttgtgatttttttcaaatcctcaaaattagatgacatcaaaaatcggatttctttattgcatttctttaatttcatcaaggcaatgaaacaaactgtaattcattcatattgtagtgatggtctcagacatgctgggcttgctgtcggtatggcagcgcaaggaaatgtgggttacccgttcttttgcctgtctgactggaattggatttaagtttgggttttcctcaatgtgttttgttgtctgactgtttaacatttgttggcatttatgattccgtcctgttatgtttgaattcttcctgcacctggagtgagaatgagggagagactgatgacgACCCCCTCTccttgtgtcattgagggatgtcaaaataaaagcttgtatgctcattatgaggctattcgGCTTTTGACAGCTAGTTTGTTGCTGCAATTCCTCACTAACTTGTCATGAAACCAAAAATGAGGCTTACATGAtgcgaggacacgcagcagttGGAGAAATAATCGTATAATCACGGACGTGATTAAtagacacattctccatgtgttgccttcattgtaagacttatataagacatttcaatttatgcggctccggacatatttgttttttattgtattggtccaaagtggctctttcaacattttgggttgccgacccctggccTAGCCTATCAAAAAACAACCATTGCTTTCAGCCTCATTGCTACGTGGAAACAATGACTggatatccatccatccatcttcttcatcTGGGACCAGGTcgagggcagcagtctaagcaaagatgcccagccttccctctccctggccacttcctccagctcctctggggggacctgaggcgttcccaggccagctgagagacctagggtcttccctggggcctctgcccagtgggacatggcCAGAACACatccccagggaggcgtccaggaggcatccagaccagatccTTGAGCCGCTTTAAGCTTGAGCTCTCTCCAGATGACCGACCCtacggaggaagctcatttcagctgcttgttgtCGGGGATCTTGTGCTTTCGGTCATGAGAGGGTTCATGACCATAGCtaagtactggaacgaagatcaacGGGTAAATGGAGAGCTTTTAATGTGAGTATTTGTACATTAAGctaaattctatttattttaagccTACAACAATGTATTTACCTATATTTTTGAAAGTATTAGTAGAATATTGTGTTGTATATAGAAAGGTAAATTTTGTCATATTGTACCTGTTGTACCTCTCAAAATGGTAAGGTCGAACCGgaatgggattatataaattcacttcctcccactccttttTAAGCAATCTACTTGTGATTGATTATATAATATATCTACTTTATGTATTATtacttgattgcttgaaataaacaatttaattcattcatttatgtaTCAGGACCTAACTTTGTGGCATATATACTGTATCTATAtatacacaaacacagcaggtcAAAATATGGACAGGTGAATAAGTTTTCTATGTAATATCATGAGAGGTCTTTCCTTCAGGCATCCATTTATTTTAGGTAATCAAAGTTACAAACATGAAGCCACAAAGACTGAGCTCTAAAGAATCATGGATAATCTGAACACActgtaaaataacacaaatacaGAATACATCCATGGTAACTGCAAACTTATTTCTCTTATTACTGCTAAAGCAGAGAAACTATCTGGTACAGTAATCCCATTTACCATCATCAGGTATACACCAGCAGTTTGAATACCCATATTTAGCACAGTTGCGCTTAGAGCTACAAAATGTCCCACTTTTTGTTTTCCCTAGAGGCAGTGGAGGGCTGCAAAACTGCCAGCTCCTGTCTGTGTTGCACCAGTAATAATCGTAACCATGATGTCCACAAGTGTGGTCACTCTTACACCTCTGTCCGTTTACTGCTATATTTGAGTATGTCGGTGAACAGCGTACTGTCATGCTCCCAGTGGAACAGTAGTAGTCTCTAGCTGCATCGTTGAAGAGGCAGGAGGTGGCACAACCATCTAAAACCTCTGGGGCAATTCTGCAGACAAGCTCCTCAGATGTTTGGTTTTACGCCGCAATCTCATCTCTCACAGGTCCAGCAAAGGGTGTAGAGAGTAAGCAGGCAAGTCCAGCGGTTAGTTTCATTATCTCCATCCCCCTTAACCATGTTTGTACGCTGTCATAGATGAAATCTACTTTGATATCAGTAATCTTTACTCTTTTCGCAGGGTATCTTGTACCTTCATCATCAGACAGACTTAAAGACGTTTGCAAAGTGTTCATTACTTCTGGAGTCATGGTGAGGCGGTTACTCATTGGCTGCTGAACTGTATTCgtcttatatatatttattaagttttccACATAAGACAAGACAAACAATACAAACAATAACCACCCCCTCCCACCTCCCTGCCCCCATTCTCCTGCCAACAATTATACCAGTTATAATTACATCATTGCATTATgatatatatacacatgtatgtagacataaaataaataaatacatttgaaaaaaagatagGATATAGTACTTAAATAACTAgcaagaataaataaagaaaagaataaataaaataccaggAGACAACAACAATGTTGAAAGGTCATTCTATCACTTTTGTAGATGTGTatctcattttaaattaaataatacatcTTTAATCCAGTGTGAAACTGTGGGTGGAGCAGTGTCCTTCCATTTGAGGAGAATAAGacgttggaaaaaaaagagttgaaaaaacAATTATCTTCTGACCCCTTGAAGGCTGAGGTAACCCCTCATCAATAATCCCAAACAAAAGCATCAATGGATTCGGTGGTACATTAATCCCAAACATACAGGAAAAAGCATCACATACATCTCTCCAAAAGCACTGTATTTTCGGACAGGACCAAAACATATGAATTAAAGTGGCTTTTGATGATTTACATCTGTCACATGTAAAATCGATTTGTGGGTGTCAGGTACGGGGTAGGACACAGACGCAGAGGCAGGATGATCCTTAGAATGGAGTTTAATTACTTTCTTGAATCTATACTGGGAAAAAAGTAGCAGATCAAAAACAAGGCTGGAAAGCTCGTAGCACTCGAGAAAGCGCACAGAACCATCTGGCAAGGAGTGCAGGAAAACAGGCAGTTTATAAACATAACAACGTAATGAAACACAGGTGTTTAATTAAGAGGGCAGGTGGAAGTAAGAAGGAAATCAACAGGTGAGGGGGCGAAAACAAAAGGTGAAACAGAAACAGTCATATCCGGTCCCAAAAACCCCACAGTACCCCCCACTCAAGGGACGCCTCCAGGCGTACCGCCAGGCTTGTCCGGGTGGCGGTGATGAAACCCACGTATGAGGGCAGGATCCAAGATCCTGGAGGCCGGGACCCAGGACCTCTCCTCTGGACCGTAACCCTCCCAATCTACGAGGTACTGGAGACCCCAACCCCGCCGTCTGGAGTCCAGCAGACGCCGCACAGTGTAGGCCGGTTGACCGTCAATGATGCGGGGAGGGGGAGGCGGAGCAGAAGTCGGCTGTAGAGGGCTGACGACATGGGGCTTTATCTGAGAAACATGGAAAACGGGGTGGATGCGTAGTGACCTGGGGAGATGGAGCTTGACTGCGACTGGGTTGATGACTTTTACCACTTTGAATGGGCCGATGAATCTCGGTGACAGCTTCTTAGACTCCGTGCGGAGGTTGATGTTGGCAGTTGACAGCATGACAGATTGACCTGGGGTATAAACAGGAGCAGGGGTCCG
This DNA window, taken from Oryzias melastigma strain HK-1 unplaced genomic scaffold, ASM292280v2 sc00267, whole genome shotgun sequence, encodes the following:
- the LOC112138909 gene encoding uncharacterized protein LOC112138909, which translates into the protein MILLAVLTVALWGMQPTGAVVVDNFRHCSEFFYKGKPPGGFDQNAKKICQKTHTSAFYFATLYSTAHRIPLYSAYTFSFACNNQDGRKSGNWFIEPQLSQDEEPKFSTMPCMESYSSRDSDNIKVKQAIDEDYKYTGYDRGHLNPNSFQSNNGREATFTLTNSVPMDACFNRVHWKKWEDAVKKILREQDPTGTAYLVTGAVPSPINKIPRQGIFDNPGERDFNRVSVPTHIWTAVCYIHPTDKEESFSFGFIGVNVPHGSIQVKTIEDLTSFLSSCYASTDLNIFVDDCNFKSKKRKSETVVKRLHQAVQQPMSNRLTMTPDVMKTFQTLSSFSDGEIPIYPTKRVKRVQITDIKVDFIYDSLQTWLREMEIMKLTTGLTCLLSTPFARPVRDELRRKRQTSEELVCRIAPEVLDGCATSCLFDDGAKDYYCSTGSMTVRCSPTYSDIAVDGQRCKSDHTCGHHGYDYYWCNTDRSWQYCSPPLPVGKTSSGKFCSSKRNCAEYGYSYLWCDLDDGSWDYCTR